The segment GGAATGAGCCTAATGACAAGAATAGGTCATGGTAGTGTAGGTATACTTTGAGCTCTATAATACATACAGCATCGTAAAATGTAGCAAAATATCAACTGCGTAACACGTCAACCACATAACGCCTCAACTGTGTAACGCTTCCCATTGACTCCATTATAAAATCAATGTTACCCAGGTGACATTGGTGAGATTTAGTCAtgattgttttacatttttcttacttTATCCAAAGTGTTAAAGCTTTTCATTAATGCTCAATAGACTATagatataaacaaacaaaataaaaaaaaaaactcattatAACAGTGGAAAGGTGTTTTCCATATAATTTGGATCTTTTTGGGTCCATAATTCcttaaatatttgtcatttttaagcaATACAACCACAGAGCATCACTCAAAtaagtaatataataataataataataataatatatgtgtcatttttaaacttaaGCAGAAATATAAAGCTCAGTTATTGTGAGTATTCTGCTTTTTAAATTTGTCACCAAAAAGACACTACACCCAGAGCCAAGACGACGAAAACCTTTCAAACAAATGTGGCATAAGTGTGGTACTTTGAGAACATTTCAAAGTGCAGTGTCAATTGTCCGTTACTCACTTGAcaaattgttatttttaaaagattCCGGTTTCAAAAGTGTTTTAATGACTAATATTTAAGAGGGTCACATAATTTCTCATGTATTTTGAAAATCTTACtttagcaaaaaacaaaacctaatTTTTCACTTTATGTTAAGGCACAGCGCCacatgttccagagtatggcatttttTCCAAATATGGGCATTTTAAATACCTTCAAtaacatggattcttactgtgattGAAGTaatttctccataaatatgaccTGTAATTTAGCCTTTACCTTTGCATACTTCTGAGCATCAAAAGTAACCCCCGCTGTTTTATTCTCTAGAGGTATGAAAGGATGTATGTAAACCACACTTTACCCAACCACACCAGAACACATCATATACAGACATTTGCCCTATCCCCATCTCAGTCCAAAACTACAGGCatgatgggagggcatctgacacacaggagggcatctgagacacCACACTGAACTGCTGGGTGTTACCATGTCCCTGATGAGGAAGCTGTCTTCACATCCTTTGGAGATGGGCACTTTGAGGCTTGTGCAGCAGTTGTACGTCtgtttgacctctgtgaccCCTTCAGCCCGGGGGCCGTTCAGAAGCAGCAGAACTGCTACACAAAAGACACAGAACAACGAGGCAATCAGGATCTCAACAGTCACCGCCCACCTCTGGGTCTGGAATGAAATTTCTCATTTGTTTTTCCCACAGACATTCCAAATAAATTATACTTCAAGTTTGAAaactcagggctaatcagctctgtggtgaTGAATGAGCAGAAGACCTGtcattgtatttaaaatctgtttctgaaattttatgttttatatttgactataatattccacactatggtaTAATACTCAACCGTCTCCATGGACAATGTTCTATAGCATGGATTTAACCTTCTACCTCCATGGAATCACGCAGGTGCCCACCTCCacatgttacatactgtggctttaaacagTTCATTAAGTGCAAACATATTTCTTGAAGCACGGAGgacaacaaaattgcaaatgaTAAATCAGTATTGTGTTAACATAGTTTATATATACACTTCTCTCTTTAAAAGTATGGTCGGTctctgtattaaaatgttcagtCTTTGCGACACTTAGCttccatgttgttgttgttagctttagcattagccgcCGGGGTTTTCCACTTTTCCCTGCTTCGCCACAAAACTACGTCTTGATCACAGTTAAGTCTAATCAAACGTTTCTGAATACATCTGAATAAATGCCCTAAATGACCCAATCGGACTTATAGcgtaaaataaatcataaaacatgGAACACGTGGAGCTGTAGCTAAGTGAAAGTCTTACCTAGCACAAGGACAAACGAGTCACGGTTCATTTTACTCCGTGATGTAGTGTTAGCTGCTCGATGAAGAGGTGAGAGAAGACTAACGTGTCCCAGACCGATTTTGCTGAAGAAAATCGACAAGATGCGCGCAGGTTCTTCTTCTTCACAACAACCGCAGCTGCAGCGGCGGTgttcgtgtgtgtatgtgttccgGTTTTCatcatttcagctcctcccCTAAACGCGCCTGACTTTGTACACCCTCAGCCTCTGACGATATAAACGCCTGAGAGGACAAAAGTCGTCTTTTCTCTCCACTGTTGGGTGTACACTATTTCCGCCATGAAGCGCTTTGGTCTGTGGATGTTAcgtaagttttgtttttttctgtctttcgtGTCACTGTGTGGATCATGCATTGAGCTCCTCTGCAAACAggctgagtgtgtgtgtatgtgtgtgtgtgttttttgtagttATGTGGCAGTTGGTCCCAGCAGCTGCAGCCAACGAGGACATTTTGATTATAACGTCTGTGCCTGATGTGAACGTGACTTTAAACTGCGCTGCAAAGATAAAGCCCGGTCTGCAGTACCACGCAGTCCGATGGTACAAGGTAAAACAAGATTTCTGCAagattttcagtgtttttccaCACACACCCATAGAGCCTGCTGTGTAGTATAGTCTACTGCCTGAtactccctttgctctctgttttttattaaacaaaacaaacgagTTTCGCAGCAACCAGTTGTGCTTATCCTGTGTTTGTTCTACAGAGGTGGGGCCAAAGTCCTTTAAGTCAGTAAAGTCTCATGTCCAAGTTTTTATACCAATTTAGTTTTATGACTGTTCAGAGGGTTGAGGGTTAGTAGAGTGGatgcaattatcaaatcgcaACTGGACAGTTTAaactgaactttgaacagaatcttatttttaaaagatacatttcaaatctaataacaataattaaaaaacaaaacaaaaaaaaaaaaccacgcaattagatttttttccccaagtcTGAAGTCTGAGTGCAGTCCAAGTGCACTCCTCTGCTACCACTGTGTTTATCCCACAGGGCGAGTCACAGTGAGTCTAATGAAAGCCTTCGTTGTTCTGTGTTAAATTAGAGAGAGGAGTTTGAAATATGTACTTCATGAAAAGAATCTGGCAGTAACTTATAATGTGTGACAGATGTTATTGTACCAAATCATTACAATCGTTAACACTTAAGAatttgttctgggtctgaggatcgagttatagatggaggagagattatgtctcaggttcccattcctgtttaaggacgGATTGTCTTTCAAATGTCTTtccttctttaactcccctctcaaaccatttcttttctctggccaAGATCTGTACcccactgtcttcaaaggagtggttagtggctttgagatggagatgtacggcggactgaggtccagaggagctctcatgctggtgttggtacattctcttatgacgtggctgtttagtttctccagtgttacgctcactgcactcttcactacactgaagggagtagacacattactttgtttatggctcagggttttgtcctttgtgtgaaccagtttttgccttaaagtgtttgtaggtttgaaatagacctgAATCTTATATTGTCTgaaaattgtgtgtgtgtaacttGGCCCCCTCTAGTGGAATTTGGAATTTCAATTTTAGAAGTTGCACGTATTTAATTAgatttcatgcattttttttttcttttttatccaAACACATTTAGTGTCTCATACACAgaattgtttcattttttttcctatatTTAATTGCTTGTTGCCTTCAGTATCCTTACACAGCACAATATATAAAGCATAAAATACACATAGACTAATAAAGATTGTGTAATAACTGATCTTATCTCCACTGAAAGGAAGAACAAAATTATTCGAGTAATTCAAGATACCAGGAAGTTTCATTTTCCTAGAAGGAAGATAAAAGGTACACAGTTCCCAGCAGTATAAAGTATTCCTCCATCAATGACATTGCGGGTCAAGGGTCTTGAATGGAACTTGTAGATAGTATTGAGTAACTTAAGCAGACAGCACTACGACATGCATTACTTTGTTTTTAGTGGTAGTATACTTCTGTTTACTGGGCCCATCAACAATGAGTAGTAGTCACTgatgatcaggttcagcatttgtgaatttccCTTTTGTACATTTCATGGAAAAAGTACATTGTTCTCAATAGGGAAACAATAGAGTTCAGTGCCCTACCTCTGACttggacttttttttgtttatcattGTGATATAAGAATCGGTATCAAGTATCTATTCAAATACATTCAAAGCAGCATTCAGAGCCTGCAGTTCTCATTTCCAAATGAACCAGGACACCAACCAGAACAGAAACTACAACCAAAACCAGGGCCGAAACCCAACTGAACCATGACCGAACGAGGACCAAGATTTGAGATTCAGAGCATAGACCATGGACTGGACCAAAGACTACATGGGAAGAATTGGTTGCCCTCTGGATTTCCCAAACTCCGAgtgttataatttaaaatagGGACACAAAGATCCAGCTTTTTTCTGTTCAGATTCTGATACTATGGTTTTGAGTATCTgctgatatcaaccgataccagagcagagactgaaaacagcatttatttcctttaaagaaaataacacaaaactgatctaaatgtgttatgtagctgttactCAAAGCTGTGCAGTAGTTACTTGAGATGAGaaagtaaaagttcaaacattatgagactagTAAAAAGATATCAGGGACAcagatatattatttttatgtccaaccaggatatcaactGCACAGATATTTCCCCCaacattttctgttttctgtaaaGTAGAAGGAAGTGTATTTACCATGCAGCTTTCATGtccaaacaaggactgaaccagagacgATGCATACACGGAGGAGGAGTCAGTCAAGTAATTTTAGTAATGTTATCTTCTATGTACACTACAGAAACTGTGATAAAGGTGTTCTAACAAAAAAGGGCATGTTAGTGCACGACCTACCAAAATGGACGCGAAGGGCCGGATGCGAAGGGCGGGACTCGAATCTGGGTTTTCCAAAATCTGAGTGATATAATTTAAAGTAGGGACACAAAGATCCATCAGTACCAGTGAAGAAACTGAAAATGGCCTTTATTTCCTTTTAAACAAATTCAAATAAggcaaaactgatccaaatgttatgtagctgttacttATTCCACAAGTAActaactttgtataaataaaagttcaaacattgagACCTTCTACGCCAACTACAACCAGTGAATAttcttattatatttataaGTCCAACCAAGATAtcaactgaaccgatattttTAAGCCAATATCTGATCCAACAAATTTCCAACTATCGGAGTGGTGCTTCCTCAGTTTAAACAAATGCTGAACCATGAGATGAAATGAGAGCTGTGGTAGACTTTGGGGACGTGGAGtctacataaatacatttaacctGCTGCATTTTCACCTCACTCAGCTCGGACAACCTGAGGATCTAGATGTTCACCAAAACATAGGAGACGCTTTCACCTGAGCTCCACCTCATCAACGTAACGCCCCATTTGAGGTTCGTCTCCTCTCTGGATCCATACGAGGTCGCTGGGATGAAGTAGCCTTTAATGACTTCAGATGTTGTTGTTGACCCGTAAAGACGTGTGTTGAAGTGGACATGGGTGTTTCTGACCAAACCTCACCCTTGCCACAGTGACAACAGAACACCATCAACTGCGGTCTCCTACTGGCTAAAACGTACATGAAATGGACAGTGAATCATGGGTAAATGATGGTGTCTAGCCCAAGGATTATACGAAGCTATAATTGTGTGGATTGGAAATAAACCAGCAACCTTCTGGTTATTTGGGCAACTCCCTTAAGACACTGCGGATTGGCTGGTCAGATGCTTCCATTTTTGCCCAGTTCCGGGTCTAAAGTTTGTGCTCTGCAGGAGACTGGAGTCCCTCGTCTGAGCGGGCTGGTGTCCAAAACGCTCCCTGATGGTCAGATGATGTGGTACGTGGACGCAGACACGCGGGTCTCTCTGGAGGAGGGGACTCTGAACCTGCGGCTGCCCACAGTGACGTGCTCTGACCAGGCAGTGTACCAGTGTTACCTGGCCGCACCTGTGGGGGAACAGAACAGGAAGGGGAGAGTACGCCTCAGTGTAACAGGTAAACCATATACAGTGCAtgtataaacatttatatacagtttaatGAAGAAGCAGAACAGGGAAGGAAGGGTATTGCCTTACTGTGGGGCAGCCGTACACTTTCTGTTCCTATTATCTATGTCCACATCCTCATTGATcgttttatttcagtttctcACACAGCAGATTATAAGTGGAACCACCACAGATAGATTTTTCTATTCAAGTTACTGGACTTTGTTTAAACTCTCATTTTTAGCTGTAGTGCTTCCAGTTCCATTTATAAAGGACTTTACTGGAAACGCAACTGATTTTATTTACATAAGAGTGCATTTATAAGTTTGTCTCTGTGATCTGACTGTGGGAACCAAAACAAATGGTTTCCCTAGagatttaaaagaaaagtcCCTCATTCTCTTATTCTAATAATGtacttttgcataatattttaattttttttaaagaaaccaggactaaacccatgTTCAGGCCTGggagtagcagcagcagttgttgtaatagtaaatATTGCTTTTATGGGAGAGTCCTGCCTCGTTGTTGAGAGATAAGCTCTGTTAAACCTTTAAATGCCACACCCAGAGCTGAACTCGCTTAAAGGACTGTACTGTTTAACCATTGGGGAAATGTTATGATCACATCTTTAGTCACATACATCACGCCTGTTTCATGACTTCCTTGTTCTGAACCGGGAATTAACCCTGACTCAACCCGGGCGAGGACAACCCTAGATCCTGAATCAAATCTAAACAAGGCCTAGTACCGTTCTGTGAATTACATCCCAGTTGCATTATTATAATGCTTTAGTTTCATGGCACGCAATACGCTTGCTTAATGcaatagtgtggaacatttcaggcaaagcaataagatctccatgaaCAGGTGCATCTTTAATATCTATGAAAAGTAATAGTCTTAATATCTGCTtcatttgtcttttattgtgaACCAATGGAAACGAGGCTCATATTTCTTGTATGTTTCAGGCTGCCCCACCGTTAAACCAGCCCCCGCAGTAGAAGCAGAGCAACACAGAGGCACTCACATAGAGAGCACCCCACTGGAGCCACAGCGTTTAATGACGAGAGAGAACCTCATCTTGTGTGGAGCCGTGGGACTGCTGCTTTCTGCTCTCATGCTTTTTTTGTTCAGCTGCGTAAGTTCAACACCGTCtctaaataataatgatgatgataatgatgatgatgcatTAGTCTTCCAAAGTGCTTTTCCAGTGGCTTTACAATACAACCTCCACCAGCCCTCACTGACCACATTCATAGTCAATGTGGGTGACGTCTTGCTGAAGGAATCAATAACAGTTTTTGCcgctgctgccccactgtgacGCCTTACATCTAGTATTAACctggcccagccctgcttaaaATATTTTGACATCGAATAGAGGTGGGagatgcataaaaaaaaaagattctgtGGCAAAATTAGAATATGCAGTGTACTGTCTGCAATTCAACCTATTAATAAGAGCGTAAAGGGATATTTCTGTACTTTAGTGGTTCATTTTGTGCTCCATTCACGTTGTGCTTCTCAAAGACATTTTCAGGCACATTTAGCACATTCCTGATGCATTGTTAGAATATTGTctgatactgcaaaaaaaaaatacggaGAGCTTAACTTTTGTCTATCAGCCACACctagtattgattagtgtctccgtattgttattttgacagccataccaggactaaacatggttcTTATGCAAAGCCaatagcttttaaccatgttatagctgtttcccctcaacattgagcctctgaagatgtatttggagtgattcatgtttgattcATGTGATACTTCATTTCAGACACAACAAACGTGGCGCtgttccttctccagttttactttcttaaCCAGTGATACTCATATGATTCAGCAGCAtcttgtagtcattttggtacaaaggaaaaaaaaaaaaacatcggttgatgtcagctcccacagttttctaacgcagaagtcaccgaacttgtttattttattaagtaattttagatgaatattgtgatttaaaatgtgcaaattctaacataatgatccacagtgtcatagattataactatagagccgATACTGGTGATGTTTATTGTGCTGTAACATGCGGTGCAGTGTCCCAACACAAAATTCTCTGAAAGGAAACCAAAAGTTCTGCTGTTCATCATAAAGTCACCATTGAAATGACACAGAACAGAGCCAACAGTGTGTGCAGTGCCTTTTCTGACGCTCATTTCAGACACAACAAACAAGACATTGTTCATTCAGCGTTAACAATAAGAGAAAACTGATCTAAACTGCAGAATGAACCCAAGAATCCCagccatttcagaacatgtttgtagaggtctaaactacaacttttacacagaatataataataaagtcaCTTGATCTGGTAAACTTCACAGTATTTGGTACAATCCCAGGATGTCTTCCTCTTTCCACTCAACTCATGACAGTGTCCAGTGTCTTGAGGCTTTTTTCTCCTTTAAGATATTAACTCTCCTCTGACACATTAGcagctgtttctgtttttatgaatggTCTTTATTTTGTCGTCCACAGAGAAGCCTGAAGAAAACATTATGgacccaaaacaaaactccaggaaAGGGGCTGTACCCGGATCCGAACTCTCCGCCGGAAAAGCAGGATTTACTCTGGATCCAAACGCTGGGTCCTCCGCCAAAGAAATTGGAACCCACAGCAGCTTAAAGGCGCCATATTTGAACTTTACTTTTCTTTACTGTCAAACTCCTATACTAGAAACGTATAACCCAAGACGCACAAAtatgaggtttatttttatattttggttaTCTGACTGGTTAAAATCTGTGTTAGTGAGCACCTGCCTTCAGCTCCTGTCACACTgcacttttaatttaatttagcaTGCAAGCTTCTGGAGGTATTTACGCTAATGGGTTGAGTTCACATGACATAGAATCCCTCTTTAACCTGAGCTGCAGACAGGTCAGAATCCTCAGGAGTTtgttgtttaactgtcagactaCAGATGTGTTAACCTGGATTATGGTTAACATGACTGTAATTGCTGGACCTATTCACAAAAAGCGTTGCCATTGCTTAGCCGCAACGACGTGAgtgttgtcatattaatcttatggcttaaagttgGCACAGAGAtataaaccataaaccaggtcaatacatctgcaatctgacagttacatgGGAAACTCAACGTGAGGATGacctgacctgtctccagctcagtttgaTAGAGCTTTAGATGTTGAAATGtcacgtgaacacaacctaacgtttgtgtttgtgtgtgtgtgtgtctgtggacgGCGAGAGAGCTGTGGATAGAgtgagagacacacacatgtagcatATTGAGCACGTCGAgcatgtgatgtttgaggttatagtggtagaaatagtttaatttgctgttaaaagtactgcctatgatcaattgggccggttcagcgGGAGgactgagggccaataaaactggtctgagggccgcgtttggtccccgggccatagtttggacacccctgacataAGGCGAAGTACACAGTGCATGTGTACTTTTTGTAACTGTTGTAGTCTATTCTTTTGAGGAAACCAGAGTGTATGCATAGTTGTGTATGTTTTAGTGTGAATGAATTCTAATCATACATGACTGTATAACAAAAGTTTCTCAGTAGTTGTATAGAAAATGTCAGAAGGAAGTGTGGAAAAACCCCCCCAAAACATTTCCtttttatttaacaagtttgaattctgtcaactgagtGAATATGGAACAAGTTACTGGATGACAGAATTGAACTTGTGTTTTCTATtacataatttattattattatcatcattacataatttattattattatcatcattacaTAATTTTCATGTATATGTGTAGTCTTGATTGCACACTGTGGCCACTCATCCTCTCTGTAAAAGCACAGTTTCAcagtgatatgttttttttcatggaggTGAATTTGGCCTCTAACCAATAATGGTGCAGTGCAATCTCATTTTATCTCTGAAGTTTTATAATACTTCTTTCAGAGATAAAATGTGACTTCTACTATTATGGTATAAACTGTCCTTTCATGAGCTAAATATTCAGTTGGGAGTGACATGATGAACTTTTTATGGGTTTAAGGCAaaaatgtggtgtttttgtgacaggaagggcatctgacacagcgAGACTTTTTAGGTAAGAAGTTCACTGTGACAGGAGCCGACAGGTGCTCACAGATACAGATTTGAACTAGACCAGACATAAAAgcttgtttatttgtatataaaaatgctaaaacaggactaaaccaggaccacccTAGATCCTaaagtctaaacaaggtctagtACTGTTCTGCAAATTATATCCTCCAACAATTTTAatggtattagtagtagtggtagtagtagtagtaatagttatagcagtagtagtaaactCAGTATGTGAAATTGAAgtaattttaaatgtggaatatttcattttattttgtttttgttttaatgaagtgaaattgttttttcacatttttaacaacttCAGTGTCAGTGAgatactacaactgctactaactactactactgctactgctaccactagTAGTGCAGAAGTACCATCCCTTTCACTTTGATCTTGCTCCTTTGTTACAATTGAcaatatagtaaaagaaaaatacaaaatcttttACTGGACAAagctttagagtgaagacgtgtggcgtttcttcagttctggtcaggttaCTGGTGACACTGtcttatctgtctgaaggaaggagctaactacactcaaactaacacataacacattatTCAGTGttaacaaacacaaacttgAGAATAATAAGAGAaagagttgtgtgtgtgtctttttataaagtgtatgtaaacttattttttgaaataatttttttaaattatttgtatagtaacaaaactaaatcaagataacaaaaataagacttgcacacaaacaaacatatatgcacaaatacatatacacacagtatgtatgcgtgtgtgtgtgtatgtatatatatatatattatatatatatatattttaagtgtaTGTGAACTTCTGATTAAAAGCTAACTATTTCAGTGGAGTAGATGAGAGAGTAGGTGCCAGTTGTACACAGcccaaacacagcagcagagacggGTGGATGGGCCTCAGAGGAGCAGCACAAACAGGTGTTTTGATTCCCTTCATTGTTGTGTGACTGGCAGAGCAGCCCTTCCACAGAACAGTTTCAGACCCAGCaagttttagttctgtttcagttcagtttctcAGTGAAGCAGCATCAGACATGTTCAGTCTTTAAACAGCAGcagaagtttgtttttatatatttgccaTAGTGAGCAGGATTGAAATGAGCATGTGCATGGCTGGAACATGAATAACAGCTCGACCTGCCATTGGCCAGATATTTCATAGGCAATAGAAGAGTCATGACACAATAGATTCATCAGTGAGACTGTGGGAATAAGTCctcatttgcatgttttattaatgAATAAGCCctcatttgcatgttttattaatgAATAAGCCctcatttgcatgttttattcaaGAATTTAAATTGTGCTATAGCTCTCTGATCACGATCCAACATTGGAAGACCACTAGAACCAACTCCTACCTGATTTTAAAATACTGTTTTGAATGCTCTAgatgcttttattatttattttgtattttattttcatctgCCTACACCTGCCCTATACAagtgttttgtaaatgtgtgtttaaaaaattgACATTAGTTGGCCTTTGGCACGTTTCTTATTTGTTGTTATATAAAtgacttttaacaataaaaatatttgaaacacacacacagatatcgGGGTAGCCATattacttctgtttttatgcGGCTTTTCATGACTTTAACACAAGAGGGTTATTAAACCAACACTCAAAAGAGCATATTTTCCTAGAAACTGGTTTAATTCTGATACTCGGGCAAATGTTTGTATTTGCAACAACAACCATAAAATTATTGATAAAACTACTATGGCATGACGGCTTTCAGGCAAAGGATTGATTGAATGAGGAAAGTCCTCTTAAAATCTGATTTCTTCAAAAGatagattttgatttgaattgtttcATTGCTATAAAAGTGGATACATATGAATTGCTGTATAAAGTGGGACCAACAAGACCAAACTTGTGAATCGTGAAACAcaccatattttacattttgttgataaaaaatgaaatggagaCATGAATTATACATTTTGTCAATTTATTGATAAATAAAGcgcagacagacagataaaatatttaacacacacacaaatataaaatctaaataaatttaGCTTAGTTTGAGCTTGGATTTGGTTTAAGcagaaaagtgtaaaaagtgcACAT is part of the Periophthalmus magnuspinnatus isolate fPerMag1 chromosome 16, fPerMag1.2.pri, whole genome shotgun sequence genome and harbors:
- the LOC117383582 gene encoding uncharacterized protein LOC117383582, whose product is MKRFGLWMLLMWQLVPAAAANEDILIITSVPDVNVTLNCAAKIKPGLQYHAVRWYKETGVPRLSGLVSKTLPDGQMMWYVDADTRVSLEEGTLNLRLPTVTCSDQAVYQCYLAAPVGEQNRKGRVRLSVTGCPTVKPAPAVEAEQHRGTHIESTPLEPQRLMTRENLILCGAVGLLLSALMLFLFSCRSLKKTLWTQNKTPGKGLYPDPNSPPEKQDLLWIQTLGPPPKKLEPTAA